In a genomic window of Meleagris gallopavo isolate NT-WF06-2002-E0010 breed Aviagen turkey brand Nicholas breeding stock chromosome 1, Turkey_5.1, whole genome shotgun sequence:
- the LOC100542776 gene encoding cell cycle control protein 50C-like — translation MKNKKSSASQEAETRPSRCPDNSAFKQQKLPAWKPQLTIASVLSTFFLTGAFCLSVGVSLIVAANSVREIQVDYSDKCSNCSKLRENSSNWNSECLCSINFTLAEDMLGDVFMYYGLQNFYQNHRRYVLSRSDEQLLGRNVDVQNSYCAPFAAYKNGTPMAPCGAIANSMFNDTIDLFYNFNSSVIQVPLLKTGNSWWTDKNVKFRNPDSHNLSAAFAGTARPPYWHKPVYLLDEEDEKNNGYINDDFIIWMRVSAFATFKNLYRRISRKGQFTDGLPAGNYTFHISYNFPVTKFKGKKYVILSTMVWSGGSNPFLGIAYLVCGAAATLTGFIITAIHLKLRKKKTYFQRR, via the exons ATGAAGAATAAGAAGAGTTCTGCTTCACAAGAAGCAGAAACACGTCCTTCCAGGTGTCCAGATAACAGTGCATTCAAACAGCAGAAGCTACCAGCGTGGAAGCCCCAGCTTACCATTGCATCTGTGCTCTCCACTTTCTTTCTCACGGGAGCGTTTTGCCTTTCTGTGGGAGTCTCCCTCATAGTAGCTGCAAACAGCGTCAGAGAAATCCAG GTTGATTATTCAGATAAATGCTCAAATTGTTCAAAACTTCGTGAAAATTCCTCTAATTGGAACAGTGAATGCCTCTGTTCTATTAATTTCACACTAGCAGAAGATATGCTG GGTGATGTCTTTATGTACTATGGCCTGCAAAACTTCTATCAGAATCACCGTCGATATGTACTATCAAGAAGTGATGAACAATTGTTGGGTCGAAATGTAGAt GTTCAGAACTCCTACTGTGCACCCTTCGCTGCTTACAAAAATGGAACACCAATGGCTCCGTGCGGTGCTATTGCCAACAGCATGTTCAATG ATACTATTGATCTTTTTTACAATTTTAACTCATCTGTTATTCAAGTACCGCTGCTGAAGACTGGAAATAGTTGGTGGAcagataaaaatgtgaaatttcgCAATCCAGACTCGCACAATCTCTCTGCTGCATTTGCAG GAACAGCAAGACCTCCTTACTGGCATAAACCAGTGTATTTGTTagatgaggaagatgaaaagaatAATGGATATATAAATGATGACTTCATTATCTGGATGCGAGTATCAGCCTTTGCTACATTCAAAAATCTTTATCGTCGTATCAGCCGGAAAGGACAGTTTACTGATGGCCTCCCAGCAGGGAATTATACTTTCCATATTTCCTACA ACTTCCCTGTCACCAAATTCAAGGGGAAGAAATATGTGATTCTTTCAACCATGGTATGGAGTGGAGGAAGTAACCCGTTCCTGGGAATTGCCTATTTGGTTTGTGGTGCAGCAGCAACCCTGACAGGTTTTATCATAACTGCCATCCActtaaagctgagaaaaaagaaaacatattttcaaagacGCTGA